From a region of the Pongo pygmaeus isolate AG05252 chromosome 5, NHGRI_mPonPyg2-v2.0_pri, whole genome shotgun sequence genome:
- the ABT1 gene encoding activator of basal transcription 1 — protein sequence MEAEESEKAATEQEPLKGTEQTLDAEEEQEESEDAACGSKKRVVPGIVYLGHIPPRFRPLHVRNLLSAYGEVGRVFFQAEDRFVRRKKKAAAAAGGKKRSYSKDYTEGWVEFRDKRIAKRVAASLHNTPMGARRRSPFRYDLWNLKYLHRFTWSHLSEHLAFERQVRRQRLRAEVAQAKRETDFYLQSVERGQRFLAADGDPARPDGSWTFAQRPTEQELRARKAARPGGRERARLVTAQDKARSNKGLLARIFGAPPPSESMEGPSLVRDS from the exons ATGGAGGCAGAGGAATCGGAGAAGGCCGCAACGGAGCAAGAGCCGCTGAAAGGGACAGAACAGACACTAGACgcggaggaggagcaggaggaatcCGAAGACGCGGCCTGTGGTAGCAAGAAGCGGGTAGTGCCAGGTATTGTGTACCTGGGCCATATCCCGCCGCGCTTCCGGCCCCTGCACGTCCGCAACCTTCTCAGCGCCTATGGCGAGGTCGGACGCGTCTTCTTTCAGGCTGAGG ACCGGTTCGTGAGACGCAAGAAGAAGGCGGCAGCAGCTGCCGGAGGAAAAAAGCGGTCCTACAGCAAGGACTACACCGAGGGATGGGTGGAGTTCCGTGACAAGCGCATAGCCAAGCGCGTGGCGGCCAGTCTACACAACACGCCTATGGGTGCCCGCAGGCGCAGCCCCTTCCGTTATGATCTTTGGAACCTCAAG TACTTGCACCGTTTCACCTGGTCCCACCTCAGCGAGCACCTTGCCTTTGAGCGCCAGGTGCGCAGGCAGCGCTTGAGAGCGGAGGTTGCTCAGGCCAAGCGTGAGACCGACTTCTATCTTCAAAGTGTGGAACGGGGACAACGCTTTCTTGCGGCCGATGGGGACCCTGCTCGCCCGGATGGCTCCTGGACATTTGCCCAGCGTCCTACTGAGCAGGAACTGAGGGCCCGGAAAGCGGCACGGCCAGGGGGGCGTGAACGGGCTCGCCTGGTGACTGCCCAGGACAAGGCACGCTCCAACAAAGGGCTCCTGGCCAGGATCTTTGGAGCCCCGCCACCCTCAGAGAGCATGGAGGGACCTTCCCTTGTCAGGGACTCCTGA